The following is a genomic window from Fusarium oxysporum Fo47 chromosome IV, complete sequence.
TCAAAAGGCAGTCTTCCCTCAGGACCCCACCCGTCTGTTCCAAAAACAACATCCAAGAATGCATCGTGGCTGCTACCGTAGCTACCGAACAGCGCAACAGCCTGCTCAGCGACTTCAGGTACCGCGGCGGGTCGGTTGAGTCTGATGTCCACGACAGTTGGGAGTGTTGCGTAGATCTTGGCCTGGCGGGCTTTTTCGGTCGTGTTGAACTCGAGACTGCCGTTGTTGATCATGGCGGGAAGACCGGGCGCTGTGGTGGGCTTGAAGGGTGAAGCAAGGCGGAGGAGTGCGTAGTCTGCGTCCTCGGGGTTCTCGGCGACACTGAGATTGCGAGATTCCATGACTTCGGGCTCAATTCCCTCAATGTAGAACTTGGCGTTGAGGGCGGAcagaggaagagggagaacGTTATCCTTGTTTGTGAGAAGGGTGAATGCACGGCGCTGTGTCTCGTTTCCAAGACGGCTGAAGTAGTCATTTCCAGCAATACGCTCGGCcttgtcaacatcaacgaaGGGGTTGTCGAAAAGACCCAGTTCAAACTTCTCCTTCATAAGCTTACGAACAGACTCATCAATGCGGGCCTCCGAGATGAGTCCCTTATTGACGAGTTCAATGATAAGCTCGGGCTTGGTCTCACCACCGAAGATATCGCATCCAGCTTCGAGAACACGACGAGCACGCTCAAGCTCGGTCTGGTCTTCGAGACCCCAGAATCGGGTCGTGACGATACCCCAGTCGGTAACAACAATACCGTCGAAGCCAAGCTCTTTCTTGAGGAGATCGTTGACTACACCCTtgttgaagccaaaggcAACTTCTTCCCACGACGTATTGATGGGACGAGAGTAGTAGGGCATCATTTGACGAGTACCAGCTGCGATGGCGGCCTTGAAGGGGATCAAGTGGTAGTCTCGGTTGTTACCAGGGTAGGTCTGGTTCTTGCCCTACACCTCACTGTCAGCAATTGTTCTACCATTAGAAGGATTACTACTTACCCAGGGAAAGTGAGAGTCCTCTCCATCCTCCATTGGACCACCGCCGGGGAAATGCTTGGTGGTCGCAATAACAGAGTTGGGACCGATCTTGTCGCCCTGAAGACCCTTGATGTACTCAACCATCAAGGCACTGGTGAGGTTGGCATCTTCTCCCATGGTGCCGGTGATACGGCCCCAGCGTGGCTCAGTAGCTAGATCGACTTGAGGATGTAGTGCCTGTCGAATACCAACAGCGACGTACTCCTCACGTGCGATCTCAGCGAACTGACGGACCAGCTCTGGGGATCGCAGTGCAGCGAGACCAAGAGGCTCAGTCCATCGAGAGAAACCCTGTGCTACAACGCTGACAGCATTCTCATCAGTCCATCCGTGCTGTGGATCGCTGCTTATTGTGACTAACAGGTCATCAGTATGCTTAGGAGTTAATAACGTCCAAGGCTACTCACTTGGGATGCCCAGGGGCGTGCTCTGTGAGAGTCTCTGGAGTTTATTGTACCAGTTTGCAACACCGCGAACATCATTCACACCACCGCTGAGGACGTAGTGAGTGATACGCTTGCCGGTGACGAACTCCTCAATGGTCTCGTCAAAAGTGTTGTTGACCACTACGGTACGACCGTGGAACATCTGACCTGCCTTGTCCTCAAGGGACATGCGGGACATGAGGTCATCAACACGCTTGTCAAGACATAGAGTCTTGTTTCTGTAGGGAGGGTTGGCATCTTGTCGAACAATTGGGTTGGCTATGCTCAAAGAGACGCCTCCCAGGAGGAGAAGACTGGACCACATGATGAATGTGTAGAAGAGAGGTAGATAGAAATCCGAGTCTGTGAATCGACTGGTTCTATACAAACATCTGGTCGATCACTTCATCTTTTATACACTCACGCTTCGATAACATCTCTCCATATCCCGAAGTTTTAGCAGACCCGAGGTCATTCACTTACACTCTcaccatcttggccatcgcaaactccatcatcatcatcttcattcgGACCGACCTTTCCAATCCTTGCTTCTCTCAGTCTAACCTCACAGCACCAAGTATCGAGCATACGGGAGCCATAACTCAAGTCCGGAACTAATAAAACCCAGCTATGCGCACTGGTCCGACCCAATCGCAACTCATTCCGACAAAGCTGGCCGAATGAGAAGACCAGATGAGAAGACCCGTCTCCGTAATGCCAAGAAAATAGGCCGATGAAAAACCTGGTGGCTCATGACTAAAAACGCCGTGATTCTCATGATGCAGAGGTCCAACGCGGGGATAATCTGGGGACGGCGCAGGCTCTAAACCGTTTAAACATGCGGGGAGCCCATATAAGTTTTCGGCCCTTTTAGCAGAATGCAAATCCCATGACGGTCAAGAACCATGCGCCTTGTACCGAATGTCTGGGTGCTTGTACGATGGAGGTGTCACCGGTAGTGGGTGTACTCGTCTGCCAAGACAGAGTGGTCGGATAACATCCGGGAATCGTTCAGGCGTGAGAATTACATTGCTGGAGGAATAGATGCAGAGAGAATTGTTAGCTGTGAGGTTTGGTGGTCCACATCCCGATGGTTTGTTAGTCAATGGGGATATAATTCCGCTGATCGTATGGGTGTAACACCCCACGATTAGATGTTCGGGAGACATGCACGGCAATTGTGAAAAGTGATGTTGTTTTTAACATGTCATTTCTCTATAATGCTGAGCATCAAAGTCACCATTGCCTGTTTCACAATGTCATCACCAATAGTGGAATGCCTGGGTGTACAATGAGTGAGAAGTTCAACGAAGTGGTTGTTAATCTGATAAGGAAGAAGCTCAAAATTAAGCTTAATCGGACTCGTTGGCGTGGTATGTGCGCCTACACTTGACGACAACGGAGTTTTGGTCAAGTCTAGCCGCACCCGCACCGCAACTTACCGCCGCCGCGCCGCTCCGCATTATCGTCCCGCAGCCTTGGTTACAACTCCGGAGTCCTCAATATCATCGAGGCTTGAGAGGTAGGGAACCTTTTTTGCCGTTGGTGCGCTCCGTCCGCTGTCCGTCTATATGACTGGCAATCACTAACACACTCTTGTTCATGACGGCACGTTCGTTTTCTCGGCCTCGGGGAAgaaaataaactcatcaaagagcCTCCTAAATTTATCCTAAATTACCCTAATTTACCataaacttacctaagtctttttggCATTTAGGGATGACGGTATCTGAGCCCTTGGGTAGACCTACACAATTAGTTGTCTCGGATTGTTCTCCGCGATGACCATGCTGTCATCCCGGTGATGGTTGTCTCGATGTAGATGTTCAACTTATTCCTGGCGTTACGGATTTTGACCTTTTTTGCCTCAATGAGATAATCATCTGACCTGGGCTCGTAAGCAAACACTGGCTTCTCCTAGCCAGGCCGATAAACATATCTCCTTGTCTGATGCTTGGAGATGAGTCCAAGACCGACtgcttggtgttttggtcTTTTTCTGACTGGTTGCCTGGAGACCGAGATCAAGCATTTGGTCCAGTAATGATTGGTTGAGTGATGAGAAATTTGCGGGGTGCACGTGACGTcaccgctggggtcgtaacactGGTACCGGTTGCCACTATGTAAGGTATCTTGTCCGACATACCGCATAATAAGTTTAAATCGCTCCCGATGTTGCCCTGAAGTATGGATTAGGAACCTACTTAATGGCCTAATAGTTACCTACTAACTATAAGGCTATTTCTACTAATTAGgtaatatttctataaaacttaatacctttagtatataacctataataatatcttaaaatTATTTCAATATATTAGGAGTTTCTAAGTtaaatctctttatatattttattaacttattattatttaaatcTTTAAacactattaatataatatatatattcctAATAATTATTCCTTTATATCCTATCTAGCTGctattaataactataatagGATTATAAGTAGCtgttatatatatctattcTGTGGTAAGAGGTTAAATCTAGGCTTGTTTAAGAACTTTGAACAGGCGTTAAGTATTAGGGTACGTTGTGAGTGGTATGATGCGCCTACTCGTTGCTGGTATACAGTCCCCATCCAGAGAAAGTCGGTTCATAGGGAGGAAACTATGAAAAGAATTTTACAGGAAGGCGATGTTGAACACTTTCCGTCTCCCTATCAAAACTCAACGATGATGATCCAGTTCCTCAGGGGGATTGAAAACACTGGGCCCCTTCATCGTCATGCGAAGATAGTTACCGCCAGGAGTTTGATAatcaaggtcttgaaaaaCGATCACATACAGCAAACATATCACTTTATTGATCAGCTGCCGAGTCTTTGCCCTGCTCCGACATTTCCGGACTGGGAAGAGAATTTCAACCTTATGGTCAAGGAATTTGCCTCAGAAAATACACGAGTAGGATTATCAGCGCAACCTCAGGTAACAGACGACAGCATGATTCACAATTCTGCGGATCTCAAAAAAGCTTTGATGGGAAAAACTTCACTTCACCCATGCGACACCTGCATGATTCTAAAAGTTGGTCATGCTGAATTAATCTGCGAGCCTGACCCATCGGACCCCTGAGGATCGGTCTTGAGCTTAACTCTCTCACAACCATCAACAGAATTAGTGTTGTATGCAGATGAGTTTCTCCTTGATATCACACATAATTCTCCTTTACTTCTTGTAATACAACTACATGGGCCAACTTTCGCATATCTCTGGCTCTGTTGTCATAGAATGAGGTTCAAGACGTTAAATGTTGTTACATGGGAGAGACGATAGGATTATAATGTGATATATTGCTCTAGGTTGACCGGTCCATTATTCTTAAATCTAGCATCTAAAACTCGGGACTACCTAACACGGTCTGCCTCAATCTGAGCGAGACTAAGACAACTCGGTCTGACCTCGTCACCGACTTGCGTGCCGCTGTGCTACTGCGTCGTCGCAACAATTCACTGCCAATGTCATATCCTGCGCAAAGTTTGGACCTTACATCACAATACCTGACCAATTACTACAGCTGAAACGCTGGCTGGAGAGCTTGACAATCATGAATCTGACATGATCAGTCACATTGTTCCTGAAGCTCAACTCTTGTTCTATCCGATCTTTTCCTGTGAAGTCGACACCGCTGGGACAAGGAGAGATATCTAATGTTCTGATAAAGGCTACATGCCAGTACGACGGGTTATTATCCAACAGCATTATAGATCATTGGAGACCTGGGAATACTGACAATACTTCGAAACGGTCGACTTGCGTCAACACAACAGTTTTGGACATTGGAGTGAGTAAACTTGATGATTTGAAAACACACAGAGATGACTTCAAGTCGTGAGAGATTTCGGATTGTGGTGCGTTCATCCCGGCCATTTAATCTATTCAGTGTTTTCTCATTTCAGCTTAAAGCATCTGCGTTTTAACCTCTCAGTCTTTTGGATTAACCAGATCTTAGAAGTCTTCCGCCCCCTCAGGCTATATAGATATGCTGAAATCAAGCATACCTATTTCAAAGGCTCCATACCCTCTCCAATAGACGCTCTATGAGCCTGGAATGCTCAAGAGTTACAAAGACTTCGTTACTTTTCGAGAAGTTTACGAACCACTTCTCAATGGAATTGATTCAGAGGCACTGTGAATCACTGACCCTCGTTGAATCACTGACCCTCGTTGAATCACTGACCCTCATTGAATCACGCAAAGCCGCCTCTACTACGAGTATTTAAtccctctcctcttccttcttctccttcaacccttttcttcctttcattCCTCTCTTTCATATCATTCTCATCTGCCAACATCTCAGCATTCTTGGGCAGCTGATGAACACTGCTTGACAGCTGTCGCCTCGTCAGGCAAACGACTCGGACACCCTTGCCCCCAGGCTTCCGGTTGACATATCAGCCACCAGTTTCATTTGAAAACAACACCTGGTATGCGTTTTTCATTTTCTGTCTCCGCAAACGTCGTCGCTGACCTACTCCAAAGCCGATATAACCTCTGCAGTTTTAATCTCACATTCAGAATCACACGAACCGCAGATCCGACATTGTCGGCCCTGAAATCGGCACCATGAGCGAAGAACCACGAGACCCCATTATCGAAATTGCCGCCGAAATGGATGCCATAACTGCGCGTCTCAACCAAGCTGAGATCACAATTCCAACGCTGCCGTCACGGTACTGGATTGGTTGGCTGAAACCTGGTGATGGTTTTGTCAAACCGAGAGATGACGCGACCGCACCAGcgcaaaagaagaaggaggaagagcaggGCGAcggcgacgacgacgactCCGAACATTGTGGCGATAATGCGAGCGAAACCAGCAGCCTTCATGAAGATGACTATACGGATTCAATGGCCGTAGCTTCGGGCTACGACGAGCAAAAGTTCGTCCGCTTCTTCAACGAAATTCACGATGATATTGTAAGTCGTCAATGCCGACAATTTCGGACTGCCCGATGCTAATCGTGACTCTTGGTAGGTTTCGAAGCATCATGCACCACACCCTGGTGCCATTCCAGGATTAAAACATACTGTTCACCTTTTCGACCACCAGAAGCGCGCTGTCGCAGCGGCACTTTACGCAAAGAACTCTCGTTTCAAGGGAATGATCCTGGCTGACCCCCATGGTTTTGGCAAGACCCTATGTGCACTTTCTACGATTGCCCTGTCGACTGCAAACAGTGGAAGCATAAAGGGACCTTGCCTTATTGTCGCTCCTATTTCGTGTTGTCGTCAGTGGATGGCTGAGATTGACAACTTCTTTGGACAGGTATGCACTACCGACAATGTCGGCATCGACGCCTTCAACGTATCAATACTGACAAACACTAGGATCAGATGCCCTCGATCTGCCTTCTCGGAGAGGCCCTGACCCCTACAGACTTATGGAAATACAAGGTTGTGGTGACTTCGTACTCTAATGTCGCTGCAGAGGTTACGCGAGTTCACAAGTTCATCCGTAGCGTGGACGCGTATAATCAGGGTAAAGCCGCCCAACCACCGAAGCGTCCCATGTTGGTCTTACTCTCTGGCATGCTTGAACAGGAGCCCCGGAGGCCAATGGGAGAATGGCTCATTCTCGATGAAGCCCATGCAATCAAAAATCGAGAGAGCCGCACGTACCATTCCATTTCGACTCTCAGACTTCAGTTCGACAGCTGTCTCATGATGACAGGCACACCACTGGACAACAAGTGGAGTGATGGCTATGCCCTTCTCAGTATGCTCCACGGCCATCCAATCACCAGCTTCCTACTCTTTCAGGCAGCGTTCATCCAGAGCTTGTCTACAGGCCCCGACTTCCCTCAAGGCTTCCACAGACAGAGATACATCCAGATGCTCGACGCCTGTAGCCTTCGTCGACCACAGAGCGCAATTCAAGAGGAATTCCCCGACATTGACCGAAAACGCATCGTGACATTCCCTCTCGATCCAGAGGATCGAAGGCGTTCTAATGACGCCTACCACATGTTCAAGAAGGCCAGAAGACCCGGTAGCAAGCTTGCGGGCTGGAAGTATCTTATACAGGCCCAACAGTATGCGTACCACCCTATGCTGGTTGAGCTTAAGTTTGAGAGAGATGCCCTGGCTAGAGCCATGCGCCGCAATGAGGCTATGGAAACGTTCGAGCAAGGCAACGAAGCAGCGACAGATCAGCTCGTTCAGTGGAAGAAACGACTGGAGCAGGACGAGAACTGGCTCTCTCGTCGGGTGAGAGTCATCACGGACGTTGTCGACCAGCACAAAGATCAATATCCCGACCATTCGTTTTTAATCGTGGATGAAAGTATCTACTTCTTGGACATTGTCGCGATTGCCCTCAGGAACAGGTTTGAGCCAGAACCGCAGCTTGAGTACAATGGGCGGCTGGGTCCCATCGACAGACACTTCGTCATCAAGACGGCTTTCGAGGCTAAGCCTCCCCAGGTCATGCTTGCCACCAGAGCTACAGGAGGACAGGGCCTCAATCTACAGTGCTTCAATGTCGTCATTCAGTGTGGGCCGTGGTGGAATGCGGCATGGGAGTTACAGGCAAGGGGACGTGTCTACCGGCCAGGCCAGAAGAAGCCGGTATTTGTGTACGAAATCAGGGCAGAAGATTGTCTCATTGAACAACACAAGGTTAAAGTTCGCGACAAAAAGGACGAGCTGAATAGCGAGTTGGAGGATGCGATCACCCGGGGTGATACCGTCAATCTCACGGAGAACGATCGGAGACAACTCTCTTAAGTTATCTTCACCGGTCGCCTTTGCCGATATTGTCGGCATCAATATTTTGGCGTCGCCTTTCCGCCTCTTGCCAGTCTCGTTGCGTTTCATTGTGTTGCTGGACAGGGTGTTGATTTGGAACTGGAGCTTAGGTATGGACACGGCAAGGATCATATAGCTTAATCGAAGAAGCTCCGGTATAACAGTTTAATACGATGATCAAGGACTTATATTTTGTCTTACTGTGCCTACCGTAAACTCCGCAGACAGATTTTTCTAAGCCATTGGATGAATTCACAAACAATCCTGAGATCAAGATTCGCCGCTGCCGACTAAAAGCAGAAGACTCGAGCCTTGGGTGAATTTAccaacaacttcatctcaCATCGTCCTCCACCTCTACTTCTGCTTTCATGTCTTCCATCCTCTTATCCTCCACCATGTATCCTACAGCATCGTCTGTCGCCGGGGCCGGCTCCAATCCGAATGCCGATAGGAAGGCATCTAACGTTTCAACTGCTTGCCAGAGCTTGCAAAGCGGAGAAAGTCAAGGACGAAGAAATGCGAGAGTGGCGAGGACAAGAGGAGCTTCAAGATGGAGGGACCCAAGCACCAAAGCAACACAGGGGTGACAGATGGGCAGCAGCTCTCAACCGTCGTATTGCCATCGCAGTCCTCATCTGGGATAGAGCGGTTCATGGACTTTTTCAGTCTCCTGGCGCCCAACTCCTGGCCTTACCAGCAGTTCATGCAAGGCTCACGACCAACCCAAGTTATCTCCAGGTAGCCTAAAAAGCCCTACACGTAAAAAATAGCATTTCCACCCTCCAGCTTCATATCAGACCATTCCGCGATCACTAACTGCCGTCATTCCAATAGTGTACTTTTTGCATGTTAATCTTGGCGCTGTCCCCCTGCAAAGACCTCAACACCTGCCATCCTATTAAGTATGGAATAACCGGTATGTCCTCAGTATCCTAGCTAAAGGTGTCAAGTTTGTTTCAAACATTCTATGATACTATGGCTGGCTGATGTTACCACGATGACGGCACGCTCGCTTGCACGGGTATGCACAGTGGCTTGTAATGCCGTGTGCCGAGGTGTCCGTCCGTCGCcttggaaaatccggggttCTTGGAACGCAAATCTGGCAAGCTTGATTGGCTCGCAAGGAACACACGTGCTAGGCATCATTCTTGGAATGCCGTTAACGCCGACTCTTTCTAGGGTGCACTCTAGAACGAAAAGAGACTCGAGTATTTACCATCTTTGTGCTCGAGTTCAAGTGTCTTCTAATATGGATTGCACAAGAGGAAGTGTTGTGCTGCCGAGGTCGTGTGCAGCGATCTCGGACTTTGAGCGATGGTGCTGCATGTATCGGATCAACGgcgccaagaaggaggtgcACATTTATTCCCCAGATCGACAAATGACACCTCGAAATGACACGGGATAATTAACCGTCCCCTTCCCTTCCCATGTTTTCTGTTTCGATCTCAAACCCCGTACCGGACTTAAGGCAAAACCACCGATTCCCTTACCACCCCATTCATCATATGCCACATCTTCCGGAGTCCGAAATGTCCCGGTAATGGTTCAGCCATATTCCATAAAGTTACCTCTATAAAACTCCAAGAATAGGACGTTGAAAGTCTAGATGTTAAAGACGGCAAGCCACGGTTATAGACTCCGCCATCAAGATTGACTTCTCGAGATTGGTCCCTGCCCACCCTGACCGTTCGCTCCATCGCACGGTCCACACCATCTTCAGTGAATGGTACCTGTGTCGTCACTGAATTACAGGTGAGGATAGAAGTACCGCGCTTGCGACTGgactcaacaccaacagcgCTTTGCCTGGCCCTATCTACACTACATAAGCCCCCCACTTCCAACCTTGCTCCCATCCACCTCAACTCAACGCATCTCGTCGTTCCCTCTTTCTTGGTTATAAATCAAATCCATCGCTCACTGTTGTTTTGTAATCCCGTGGCTGCTTATTCCATCATTTCCTCTCCCTCAACCTCTTTATCCTCTTATACACTCTCCCCGCCGTTGCTTTTTTTCCGAACTCAACAATCTCCCCGCGCCATCTCCGAAAGTATCGTCCCATCGACCCTCAACAAGAAATTAAACCTCGAACGACTTTTTGGATCCGCACCTACAACCTTGTTTTTATCTATCGCATAGAAGCGCAGCTTTTTTCTCCTTCTGTTCCGACGCTAAACTTTCCTCAATTGTTTCAACTCGCGACGGCCTCAATCGTTACAGGTCGCCTAGAATGAACCTGAACAAGGCCGCTCGCGTCATCCTCTTTGGTGCACCTGGCGTTGGTAAAGGGACCCAGAGCGAGCGATTGCTCGCTCGCTTTCCTCAGCTCAATCAGATCAGTACTGGTGATCTCTTGCGTCGGAATGTCAAGGAGAGGACACCCCTCGGTAGATTTCCCCTCAATTGGAGCATCTAGG
Proteins encoded in this region:
- a CDS encoding P-loop containing nucleoside triphosphate hydrolase protein — protein: MMTGTPLDNKWSDGYALLSMLHGHPITSFLLFQAAFIQSLSTGPDFPQGFHRQRYIQMLDACSLRRPQSAIQEEFPDIDRKRIVTFPLDPEDRRRSNDAYHMFKKARRPGSKLAGWKYLIQAQQYAYHPMLVELKFERDALARAMRRNEAMETFEQGNEAATDQLVQWKKRLEQDENWLSRRVRVITDVVDQHKDQYPDHSFLIVDESIYFLDIVAIALRNRFEPEPQLEYNGRLGPIDRHFVIKTAFEAKPPQVMLATRATGGQGLNLQCFNVVIQCGPWWNAAWELQARGRVYRPGQKKPVFVYEIRAEDCLIEQHKVKVRDKKDELNSELEDAITRGDTVNLTENDRRQLS
- a CDS encoding glycoside hydrolase superfamily, producing the protein MWSSLLLLGGVSLSIANPIVRQDANPPYRNKTLCLDKRVDDLMSRMSLEDKAGQMFHGRTVVVNNTFDETIEEFVTGKRITHYVLSGGVNDVRGVANWYNKLQRLSQSTPLGIPITISSDPQHGWTDENAVSVVAQGFSRWTEPLGLAALRSPELVRQFAEIAREEYVAVGIRQALHPQVDLATEPRWGRITGTMGEDANLTSALMVEYIKGLQGDKIGPNSVIATTKHFPGGGPMEDGEDSHFPWGKNQTYPGNNRDYHLIPFKAAIAAGTRQMMPYYSRPINTSWEEVAFGFNKGVVNDLLKKELGFDGIVVTDWGIVTTRFWGLEDQTELERARRVLEAGCDIFGGETKPELIIELVNKGLISEARIDESVRKLMKEKFELGLFDNPFVDVDKAERIAGNDYFSRLGNETQRRAFTLLTNKDNVLPLPLSALNAKFYIEGIEPEVMESRNLSVAENPEDADYALLRLASPFKPTTAPGLPAMINNGSLEFNTTEKARQAKIYATLPTVVDIRLNRPAAVPEVAEQAVALFGSYGSSHDAFLDVVFGTDGWGPEGRLPFDLPVSQEAAEVQKEDVPFDVEALFKFGHGLRYKDTCDSS